CGACTGGCGGCGATCGCCAGCTAGCGCTTCAGAGGTTAGTAATTCACCCGATCGACCTTGTTCACCCAATCCTGAAACACCTGTAGTGCTTCCTCACGCAGCATTTGGGTCATGGGCAATTTTCGCTCTGCAACGGGGCGATTGATCTCGTCATAGATGAACTGGTCGTCAAACCCAATATCGGCGGCATCTTGCTGCGTGTTGGCATAGACAATGCGATCGAGACGTGCCCAGTAGATGGCACCCAAGCACATCGGGCACGGTTCACAGCTTGTGTATAGCTCACAGCCATCTAACTGAAAGGTATTGAGCGTCTTACAGGCTTCCCGAATGGCAACGACTTCAGCATGGGCAGTGGGATCGTTCGTGGGGGTCACCTGATTGTGCCCCCGTGCGACGATCTGCCCGTTCTGAACGATTACCGCTCCAAACGGGCCTCCCTGCCCGGAGTGAACGCTGTACGCCGATTGGGCGATCGCCTCTCGCATAAAGTCGTGTGCATCCATACCTAGAAAGCCTTATCGACGAATTCTACGTTGTCTAAAATCATGGCAGCTTGGGTTTCAAAGGTCGTTGCCTGTTTTGCAGGATACTGCATCATGACAATGAAAAAGCCTGGTTTACCTACAGAATCAGTGTACTCTCCAATAAACGCAAAGCCCTGCTCTAGGCTTTCGGCGGCTTCGTCGTCCATTCGCTGATATACAAACTTTTCCTGCGCCCACGGGTAGGAAACGACCTCCGTGCGATCGGTAATCGTTAACCCTTGGGCACTAATGGGTCCCTCCGGGCTCAAAACCAAGTTTCGTACCTCTTCCAAGGTTGTTGCTGCTTCAGGGAACCAAAAGTGGATCTGGACATCCGACTGCCGCTCTCCATTCGGTTCGTAGAAGAGGTGAATTTCCTTGCCGCTTTCACCTTCAACGCTCTCTCCCTGAAATTGATTCGACGGCAAGTAAACCGCGATGGGTAACCCTTCCGCCTCAAAGAGATCCAAGTTAACTTCCTGAACGCCTTGGCCTAAATTACTCATCACGACCTTATTTTGGGGAGGACTAGCCGATGACTCTTCCTCCGCTAAGGCTCCATTCGGAGTTTCCGTGGAAGATAGATAAACCGACTCTTCGGTATCTGCATTACTAGCTGCTTCTCGGAAAAAGCAGGCAGTAAATAGCAAACTGTAGAGTCCAGTCAATACAAACAGGCTAAAGTGCTTCATGAATGGTGTGAAAAGGTCAGCAGGAATGGAGTGAATCTTAGGTGAGATCGCACGTCCGGTTAGGCCACCACAAAATTTACCAGTTTTCCGGGCACGACAATCACTTTTTTCACTTCTTTCCCTGCAATGTATTTCTGGGCAATGTCCGAGTCACGCGCAAATTGCTCCAGTTCGTCTTTGCTGGCCTGGGCTGGAACCTGGATATTACCGCGAGTTTTGCCCATGATTTGAATGACCAGCGTAATCTCATCAACGACGAGAGCCGCTGGGTCAGCCTTCGGGAAGTTCTGCTGATGGACAGAATCAGTATGACCCAGATCATGCCACAACTCTTCTGCGATGTGGGGCGCAAAGGGAGCCAACAGCTTTAACAGGGTTTCAATCCCTTCCTGATACACCGGAGAGGTTTTGCAGGCGGCGTCTGCCAAGGCATTGCTGAGCTTCATCAGTTCTGAAACGGCGGTATTGAACTGATAATCACCTTCAAGGTCATCGGTAATTTCTTTAATCGCAGTATGGACGGCACGCCGCAGATCCTTCTCCGCCTTGCTCAACGTCCCTGATGGAGCCGTAACGGTTGCTGGATCAAACTCACGACACAAGCGCCAAATCCGATTCAAAAAGCGAAACTGTCCCTCTACGTCCGCGTCATCCCATTCCAAATCCTTTTCCGGGGGAGCTTTGAACAAGATGAACATGCGTGCCGTATCCGCACCGTAGCGACCCAAGACGCTGGCCGGATCAACACCGTTGTACTTCGACTTCGACATCTTCTCGAAGACAACTTCCAAAGCTTCACCCGTTGTTGGATCCGTAGGGTTCGCCAAATCCGGCACATCGGCTGGTGCGATATACTTCCCGGTGGTCGGATTTTTGTAGGCTGCGGCTTGTACCATGCCCTGAGTTAGCAACCGCTTGAACGGTTCGTCTACATTGAGCAAGCCGCGATCGCGCAAAAACTTGGTAAAGAAGCGCGAGTAGAGCAAGTGCAAAATCGCGTGTTCAATCCCGCCCACGTACTGATCCACTGCCATCCAATCGTTCGCGCAGGCCGAATCGAAAGCTTGAGACTCATTGCGGGCATCGGTAAACCGTAGGAAATACCATGACGAATCGATAAAGGTATCCATCGTGTCGGTTTCACGCTTGGCGGGTTCACCGCAGGAGGGACAAGGAACATTGACCCACGTTTCCAATTTCGCTAGGGGAGAAGGGCCACGTCCGGAAAATTCAACCTCTTGGGGCAATTCTACGGGAAGCTGATCGTCCGGTACAGCAACGGCTCCACAACTCGGACAGTGAATAACCGGAATAGGCACCCCCCAATAGCGCTGCCGTGAAATCAGCCAATCCCGCAGACGGTAATTGATGGTGCGCTGTCCTTTACCCTGTTTTTCTAACCAGGCGATCGCTGCTTCGACGCTTTGCCCTTCCCCTTTACCCGCCGCAACACCATCCAAGGGGCCAGAGTGAACCATCACCCCATCATTGGGATAGGCAACGGTCATCGTTTCTGCGTCCAAGGTTTCGCCTTCGGGCTGCACTACAACTTTGATCGGCAAGTTGAATTGCTTGGCAAATTCAAAGTCCCGCTGGTCATGAGCCGGAACCGCCATAATTGCGCCTGTGCCGTAGCCCATCAGCACATAATCGGCAATCCAGATGGGAATCTTTTCGTCATTGACGGGATTAATCGCGTAACTGCCTGTCCAGACCCCGGTTTTTTCTCGATCTTCGGCGGTGCGGTCAATCTCGCTCTTTTCCGATGCGGCCTTTTGATAGGCATCTACCGTGGCGGCTTGCTCCGGTGTCGTGAGTTTAGGCACTAAGGGATGCTCTGGCGATAGCACCATGAAGGTTGCGCCCCAGAGGGTATCGGGTCGGGTGGTGAACACCGTGATTTCGTCTCCGGTTTCCGTGTGAAACGTGACGTGAGCACCTGTAGATTTGCCGATCCAGTTTTCCTGCATCAGCTTCACCCGTTCCGGCCACCCGTCGAGCAAGGACAAATCATTCAGGAGTTGTTCGGCGTAGTCGGTAATTTTCAAAAACCACTGGCGCAGCATTCGCCGTTCAACCTTTGCCCCCGATCGCCAGGATTTGCCTTCGCTATCGACCTGCTCGTTGGCCAGCACAGTTTGATCGATAGGATCCCAGTTCACGGCAGATTCTTTCTGGTACGCCAATCCCGCTTTGAAAAATTCCAGGAAAATCCACTGCGTCCAGCGGTAATAGTCCGGTGAACAGGTGGCGACTTCCCGATCCCAGTCGTAGGACAAGCCCAGTTGCTGAAGCTGCGATCGCATCTGGTCAATATTCTGATACGTCCATTTCGCGGGATGAACCCCCCGATCAATGGCGGCATTCTCCGCAGGTAGACCAAAGGCATCCCAGCCCATGGGGTGCAAGACGCGATACCCCTGCATCCGGCGGACACGGGCGATCACATCCGTAATTGTGTAGTTGCGGACGTGCCCCATGTGCAAATTTCCCGATGGATAGGGAAACATAGATAGGGCATAAAACTTAGGCTTATCGGCATCCTCGTCAGCCCGATCTAGGCGTTGATTCGCCCATATCTGCTGCCATTTTCCTTCAATTTCTGCTGGGCTGTACCGAGACTCCACGCCGATAAACTCCTCTAAACTTAGAACTCAGATCAGTAACTCGACCGAATTAAAACCAGACTTGCCCTGCGCCGACCGCGCAGCGCTTTTGGGATTATATGGTTAATTATTTCTAGCTACTTTTAGTACTTCATCATTGTAATGGTTGGTTTCGCAGGTCGGTAGCAGGTTGATAACGCGATGGAAAAATCTCACTACGCTGTGTTTGTTTACGGTACGCTTCAGCCCGGAGAAAAGTATCACGATCCCTACTGTGGGGGATTTGTGGTGGATGCTTATCCAGCGATCGCCTATGGGGAACTGTACGATCTACCCGTGGGCTATCCCGCCATGACCGTGGGCGATCGCCCGATCCAGGGATGCTGCCTAATCTTTGACAACCCAGAGATCTTAGTTCGGTTAGATGAACTAGAAGGCTATGTGCCAGGGCGATCGCCCCACGAAAATGAATACCAGCGCGAACTCACGGAGATTTTTAACCTCGACCTGAGTCGCACTGGTACTGCCTGGATCTATCGGATGGTTGCAGAAAGAGCGATCGCCCGAGGAGGAAAAATTTATCCAACCTCCCCTTGGACGGGTCGCGTCTGAGTGCAAACTATTTACTGAATACTCTGCGCTGGAGTAGGGGTCGTCATGGGAGGCTGAGAAGGGGACACCTTGGGAATTTCAATGATGGGGCGATCGAGCGCAATCATCAACGCATCATCACTCACCGCAACCTCAGAGGTGGGCTGCTCCGTGGAATTAGTGGCAAGCTGCGGAGTGGGAGCATTGAACCCTCCGAACAGAGCCGTCGCCACGCCAGCGATCGCCGCCGCTGCCGCTGCACCCCCCCAGACCAAGACTCGCTTTGTACGGCGACGCTGCACCCGCGCAAAAACCCGATCCGCCATCACATCCGCCGACGTCATTTCACCCTCCGGCATCGGCAGGGTTTGAACAGCATGGTGCATCTGCTGCATCTGGGCATACACACGCTGGAGAGCCGGATCGTTTGCTAACCAACGCTCCACCTGCTGCCGTTCGGCAGGGGTTACTTCACCGTCTAGATAGGCACTCAAAAGCTCGGCCTGGGCAAAGGGAACGGTTGCTTTGGGCTGTTCAGCATCCAACCGGGCAAAGACTTGATCAATCGTCTGCTCAATGCTTGCAGTACTGGATACTGGAACGGGTAGCGTTTGAATTCCCTCGCGGAGTCGTAACAACCGGGAGTACAATTGCTGCACCGTAGCGTCGTTCTTTAGCCAGCACTCCACTTGGCGACGCTCCTCCGACGAGCCTTCGCCATCCAAGTACGCACTAATCATTTCAAAGCGATCGCGCTTGAGGTTATCCAGACAATCTGGAGTACCGCATAAAGCAGTACTTACGTCCGCGCGCTGAACCTGATCCTCCAACGCCTCAGGGAGAGGAGAAATCGGTTTAGAGTTGTCACGAGCATCAAAATAGTGATTCATTTTCGCTGATCTACTCAAAGAGATAGAAACCAGGTCACACCCAGGAGCTACGTGTACCAAGTTGAGCTATTCACCCAGTCAGATCATAGAGCAAGGTTCTAAAAACCTGGTAGTATGTTGCACTTTCATCACTATTGCAGTCTGAAGCGAGTTCAGAAGCGGTGAGTACAACCGTTGCTCTATCGACGGTCTATGCCTCAAGGTAGGGTTGCAGTTGGGACTGTAACCGCTGCCGTGCCCGTGCAATTCTGGACTTGACCGTGCCTAGGGATACGCCAGTCAATTCGGCAATATCTTCATAGGGCATGCCTTCAATTTCGCGTAATACAATCGTGGTGCGGAAAACTTCGGGCAAA
This DNA window, taken from Synechococcales cyanobacterium T60_A2020_003, encodes the following:
- a CDS encoding nucleoside deaminase, whose product is MDAHDFMREAIAQSAYSVHSGQGGPFGAVIVQNGQIVARGHNQVTPTNDPTAHAEVVAIREACKTLNTFQLDGCELYTSCEPCPMCLGAIYWARLDRIVYANTQQDAADIGFDDQFIYDEINRPVAERKLPMTQMLREEALQVFQDWVNKVDRVNY
- a CDS encoding leucine--tRNA ligase; protein product: MESRYSPAEIEGKWQQIWANQRLDRADEDADKPKFYALSMFPYPSGNLHMGHVRNYTITDVIARVRRMQGYRVLHPMGWDAFGLPAENAAIDRGVHPAKWTYQNIDQMRSQLQQLGLSYDWDREVATCSPDYYRWTQWIFLEFFKAGLAYQKESAVNWDPIDQTVLANEQVDSEGKSWRSGAKVERRMLRQWFLKITDYAEQLLNDLSLLDGWPERVKLMQENWIGKSTGAHVTFHTETGDEITVFTTRPDTLWGATFMVLSPEHPLVPKLTTPEQAATVDAYQKAASEKSEIDRTAEDREKTGVWTGSYAINPVNDEKIPIWIADYVLMGYGTGAIMAVPAHDQRDFEFAKQFNLPIKVVVQPEGETLDAETMTVAYPNDGVMVHSGPLDGVAAGKGEGQSVEAAIAWLEKQGKGQRTINYRLRDWLISRQRYWGVPIPVIHCPSCGAVAVPDDQLPVELPQEVEFSGRGPSPLAKLETWVNVPCPSCGEPAKRETDTMDTFIDSSWYFLRFTDARNESQAFDSACANDWMAVDQYVGGIEHAILHLLYSRFFTKFLRDRGLLNVDEPFKRLLTQGMVQAAAYKNPTTGKYIAPADVPDLANPTDPTTGEALEVVFEKMSKSKYNGVDPASVLGRYGADTARMFILFKAPPEKDLEWDDADVEGQFRFLNRIWRLCREFDPATVTAPSGTLSKAEKDLRRAVHTAIKEITDDLEGDYQFNTAVSELMKLSNALADAACKTSPVYQEGIETLLKLLAPFAPHIAEELWHDLGHTDSVHQQNFPKADPAALVVDEITLVIQIMGKTRGNIQVPAQASKDELEQFARDSDIAQKYIAGKEVKKVIVVPGKLVNFVVA
- a CDS encoding gamma-glutamylcyclotransferase; the encoded protein is MEKSHYAVFVYGTLQPGEKYHDPYCGGFVVDAYPAIAYGELYDLPVGYPAMTVGDRPIQGCCLIFDNPEILVRLDELEGYVPGRSPHENEYQRELTEIFNLDLSRTGTAWIYRMVAERAIARGGKIYPTSPWTGRV
- a CDS encoding DUF4880 domain-containing protein — its product is MNHYFDARDNSKPISPLPEALEDQVQRADVSTALCGTPDCLDNLKRDRFEMISAYLDGEGSSEERRQVECWLKNDATVQQLYSRLLRLREGIQTLPVPVSSTASIEQTIDQVFARLDAEQPKATVPFAQAELLSAYLDGEVTPAERQQVERWLANDPALQRVYAQMQQMHHAVQTLPMPEGEMTSADVMADRVFARVQRRRTKRVLVWGGAAAAAAIAGVATALFGGFNAPTPQLATNSTEQPTSEVAVSDDALMIALDRPIIEIPKVSPSQPPMTTPTPAQSIQ